A single region of the Salvia miltiorrhiza cultivar Shanhuang (shh) chromosome 8, IMPLAD_Smil_shh, whole genome shotgun sequence genome encodes:
- the LOC131002012 gene encoding protein trichome birefringence-like 33 gives MKVTSAALLRKGRLSPYLFTLLAFILFVTILYSVDFSCIIGGQFEDYGPYRSLSLATKKKGEKLAFAVEEAESGCDVFSGRWVWDERRPLYEESDCPYIQPQLTCREQGRPDTNYQHWRWQPHACSLPSFNATLVLESLRGKRMMFVGDSLNWGQFVSMVCLVHKLLPDHAKSMTTNGSLTVFTAKDYNATIEFYWAPFLMESNSDNPIVHRISDRLVRKGSINKHGKHWKGVDIMVFNTYLWWMRGPKFKILQGSFDDVDKDIAEVPTEEAYRMAMKSMVRWAKKNMDPSKTRVFFTSMSPIHAKSGDWGGDGKGNCYNETNMIEDANYWGSDCRKNVMNVIGEVFRKSRYPITFLNITQLSSYRKDAHTSIYKKQWGPLTPEQLANPVSYADCVHWCLPGLQDTWNELLFAKLFYP, from the exons ATGAAGGTGACGTCCGCCGCCCTCCTCCGCAAGGGGCGGCTGTCGCCGTACCTCTTCACCTTACTGGCCTTTATTCTGTTCGTGACGATCCTCTACAGCGTAGACTTCAGCTGCATCATCGGCGGCCAATTCGAGGACTACGGCCCGTACCGGAGCCTGTCGTTGGCAACAA AGAAGAAGGGAGAAAAGCTAGCCTTCGCGGTGGAAGAGGCGGAGAGCGGCTGCGACGTCTTCAGCGGGCGGTGGGTGTGGGACGAGCGCCGCCCGCTGTACGAGGAGTCCGACTGTCCGTACATCCAGCCGCAGCTGACGTGTCGGGAACAAGGCCGCCCCGACACCAACTACCAGCACTGGCGATGGCAGCCTCACGCCTGCTCTCTTCCAAG TTTCAACGCGACATTAGTGCTAGAAAGTCTGCGAGGCAAGAGAATGATGTTCGTGGGCGACTCTTTGAACTGGGGGCAGTTCGTCTCCATGGTCTGCCTTGTTCACAAGCTTCTACCCGATCACGCCAAATCCATGACCACCAACGGTTCGCTCACGGTTTTCACGGCCAAG GATTACAATGCAACAATTGAATTCTACTGGGCGCCGTTTCTCATGGAGTCCAACTCCGACAATCCAATCGTGCACAGAATAAGCGACAGGTTGGTGCGGAAGGGCTCCATCAACAAGCACGGCAAGCACTGGAAAGGAGTCGATATAATGGTGTTCAATACGTATCTTTGGTGGATGAGGGGGCCTAAGTTCAAGATACT ACAAGGAAGCTTTGACGATGTAGACAAAGACATAGCGGAGGTGCCAACGGAGGAAGCTTATCGAATGGCGATGAAAAGCATGGTGCGGTGGGCCAAGAAAAACATGGATCCCAGCAAGACGAGAGTCTTCTTCACGAGCATGTCGCCTATACATGCAAA GAGCGGCGATTGGGGAGGGGATGGAAAGGGAAACTGCTACAATGAGACaaatatgattgaggatgcaaaCTACTGGGGTTCAGACTGTCGGAAGAATGTGATGAACGTGATAGGGGAAGTGTTTAGGAAGTCGAGGTATCCGATCACGTTCCTCAACATCACGCAGCTCTCGAGCTACAGAAAGGATGCACACACCTCCATTTACAAGAAGCAGTGGGGCCCTTTAACGCCCGAGCAGCTGGCCAATCCGGTGAGCTATGCGGATTGTGTGCATTGGTGTTTGCCTGGCCTTCAAGATACTTGGAATGAACTTCTTTTTGCTAAACTTTTCTACCCATGA